A single region of the Rhodospirillales bacterium genome encodes:
- a CDS encoding MinD/ParA family protein codes for MPDTASREKELPPSAAGTSRRGEKLIAVASGKGGVGKTWFSITLAHGLAMEGKKVLLFDGDLGLANVDVQLGMMPKRDLNDVIRGRMGLDKIIQPFEEGGFDIIAGRSGQAALSALPSQRLTLLRDQLIEVADLYDAVILDLGAGIDRTVRMLSASAGRTLLVTTDEPTSLTDAYAFIKLGSAAGMSKNVGVVINQASSAVEGEKTYKTLLKACENFLRIRPPLIGMVRHDPRVKDAIRHQTSLLTRSPNTEAAMDVQRLVKIVMKDLAIAKKAQAAG; via the coding sequence ATGCCCGATACGGCCTCCAGAGAAAAAGAACTGCCCCCCTCCGCTGCGGGAACGTCCCGGCGGGGCGAGAAGCTTATTGCCGTCGCCAGCGGAAAAGGCGGCGTCGGCAAGACGTGGTTTTCCATCACGCTCGCCCACGGGCTGGCCATGGAAGGAAAAAAAGTCCTGCTTTTTGACGGTGACCTGGGGCTCGCCAATGTCGATGTCCAGCTTGGCATGATGCCCAAGCGCGATCTCAACGATGTGATACGCGGACGGATGGGGCTGGACAAAATCATCCAGCCCTTTGAGGAAGGCGGGTTCGATATCATCGCCGGACGCTCCGGTCAGGCCGCCTTGTCCGCCCTGCCCAGCCAGCGTTTGACGCTTTTGCGCGACCAGCTTATCGAAGTTGCGGACCTGTATGATGCCGTCATTCTGGATCTTGGGGCCGGCATAGACCGGACGGTGCGGATGCTTTCCGCCTCTGCGGGCCGGACGCTTCTCGTTACCACAGACGAACCCACCTCTTTAACCGACGCTTATGCGTTTATTAAACTCGGCAGCGCGGCGGGCATGTCCAAGAATGTCGGCGTGGTCATCAACCAGGCTTCCAGCGCGGTCGAAGGTGAAAAAACCTACAAGACCCTGCTCAAAGCCTGCGAAAATTTCCTGCGCATCCGCCCGCCCCTCATCGGCATGGTGCGCCATGACCCGCGGGTTAAGGACGCCATTCGTCATCAAACCTCCCTTTTGACGCGCTCGCCGAACACGGAAGCGGCAATGGATGTTCAAAGGCTGGTCAAAATCGTGATGAAAGACCTGGCAATAGCTAAAAAAGCGCAGGCTGCAGGGTAG
- a CDS encoding GTPase gives MTDAMKMVRDELGEDAIIVSTREENGGRTVRLTAAVEERFDPQEPTSDAISRDWMYADDDDESMVIEEITETMLRHAVPEDVLDQVVSCASVLGLDDPRAAMISTIESLFKFSPLPDTPSDQAFMLVGPPGAGKTLAAAKLAARSAMGGLNTAVITTDTVRAGGVEQLQAFTRLMNIDLKKASTPNELKACLLETREADQVIIDTAGTNPFDPDSVKMAARFIGCGNIEPVLILPAGADADESGDIARIFSTIGARSLLPTRVDVARRLGGLLSAAHQGGLSFADISDTAKVADGLAPLSAKRLTQLLMPRAEDAKLHKIRKAG, from the coding sequence ATGACAGACGCGATGAAAATGGTTCGGGATGAACTCGGCGAGGACGCCATTATCGTCTCCACGCGCGAGGAAAATGGCGGGCGCACGGTACGTCTTACGGCGGCTGTGGAAGAAAGGTTCGACCCTCAGGAACCGACATCCGACGCAATTTCACGTGACTGGATGTATGCGGACGACGATGATGAATCCATGGTCATAGAGGAAATCACGGAAACCATGCTCCGCCATGCGGTGCCGGAAGATGTTCTGGATCAGGTTGTTTCCTGTGCGAGTGTCCTTGGGTTGGACGATCCACGGGCGGCGATGATTTCCACGATCGAAAGCCTGTTCAAATTTTCTCCCCTTCCCGACACCCCTTCGGATCAGGCTTTTATGCTTGTGGGCCCGCCGGGGGCCGGCAAGACGCTGGCTGCTGCAAAGCTGGCCGCCCGGTCTGCCATGGGAGGACTCAACACCGCCGTTATTACAACCGATACCGTGCGCGCAGGCGGCGTGGAACAGTTGCAGGCTTTTACCCGCCTGATGAATATCGACCTCAAAAAAGCCTCCACGCCAAACGAATTGAAAGCCTGTCTTTTGGAAACAAGGGAAGCCGACCAGGTCATTATCGACACCGCCGGCACCAACCCGTTCGATCCGGACTCCGTCAAGATGGCGGCCCGCTTTATCGGGTGCGGAAATATCGAGCCGGTTCTCATTCTTCCCGCCGGCGCGGATGCCGATGAATCGGGAGACATCGCCCGCATTTTTTCAACCATCGGCGCTAGGTCCCTGCTGCCCACACGCGTGGATGTCGCGCGGCGGCTCGGCGGCCTTTTGTCCGCGGCCCATCAGGGCGGCCTGAGCTTTGCGGATATCAGCGATACGGCAAAGGTCGCGGACGGACTGGCGCCTTTAAGTGCAAAACGTCTCACTCAGCTCTTGATGCCGCGCGCGGAAGACGCCAAACTACACAAAATAAGGAAAGCAGGATAG
- a CDS encoding inverse autotransporter beta domain-containing protein produces the protein MMYRPFIYALACSALSALAVLPSLPALAQEAPLQARGEMNWRLGSERSILMSEFWVPIAQAQDSVLYGDLRLMGDDRDNREGNIGLGYRRILPGGKALAGGHLWFDRRLTDRGSMFHQITGGAELLGEAFDLRANGYLPLSGKKEYTVPTVNPQGPALAGTGIFVDTNGRLLEEPQYGLDLELGWRVPYLEGFTDSVRLYGGGYHFDGDHTENVTGWRARFAADITPDIQVGARFQRDAARGSQGFLEATIRFPFGQKKSFRKEGLRARLDESPERDIDIVTGAQVTDTGARVPVINASTGAAQEVLHVDNTAAGGGDGSAENPFNTLADAQAAASAQTIIYVKAGDGTTTNQDQGIVLDKTGQQLIGSGANFLYDSGRFRTANGISPTSILIAAATSAPKITNVNALSDGVRITANDVTVAGITVDGATRDGIVVEADGAAASAIGVSIQNVSALNNRFGIYVHGTNGGSVSAKVQGAVTSTNTQHGVAIYDDTAGTFTADLGGGALGSTGGNVLAGNTLEDLAVELDGGTLMAQNNWWGQASGPDTDDPSVGIAPQIYYGAPINDGLVGHWTFDTEWTTNTTAYDRSGNGNDGTPINGLSLTDQVVGVNREALEFDGIDDAVSMGNILSMGLNSFTIVSNAQTTVVNFNDNSNGIVYTKGTGFSSQEGYRLSLPNGAFNVSIADGTNFATHTSSAGRNDGTWHFVSAVFDRGNEIRVTVDNSYNSSTVENTIGNITSPYNFAIGALNTAGNIIYHPFDGQIDDTRIYNRALLPSEISELYRMDTSSAVDTSGFLTAAP, from the coding sequence ATGATGTATAGACCCTTTATATATGCTCTGGCCTGTTCTGCTCTGAGTGCCTTGGCGGTCCTTCCGTCCCTTCCGGCTTTGGCGCAGGAGGCGCCGCTGCAGGCGCGGGGGGAGATGAACTGGCGGCTGGGCTCGGAGCGCTCCATCCTGATGAGCGAGTTCTGGGTGCCTATTGCACAAGCGCAAGATTCCGTCCTGTACGGCGATCTGCGCCTGATGGGCGACGACCGCGATAACCGTGAGGGCAATATCGGGCTGGGCTACCGCCGGATTCTACCCGGCGGCAAGGCCCTTGCGGGCGGGCATTTATGGTTCGACCGGCGGCTGACGGATCGGGGCTCCATGTTCCACCAGATCACGGGCGGGGCGGAGCTCCTCGGCGAGGCGTTCGACCTGCGCGCGAACGGCTATCTGCCGCTTTCGGGCAAGAAGGAATACACGGTGCCCACGGTGAATCCGCAAGGACCTGCGCTGGCGGGAACGGGCATTTTTGTGGACACGAACGGCCGGCTTCTGGAAGAGCCGCAATACGGGCTGGATCTGGAGCTGGGCTGGCGGGTGCCTTATCTGGAAGGCTTTACGGACAGTGTGCGCCTTTACGGGGGCGGCTATCATTTTGACGGGGACCACACAGAAAATGTCACGGGCTGGCGGGCGCGTTTTGCTGCCGACATCACCCCCGACATTCAGGTCGGGGCGCGGTTCCAGCGGGACGCGGCGCGCGGCTCTCAAGGGTTTTTGGAGGCCACGATCCGTTTCCCTTTCGGCCAGAAAAAGAGCTTCCGCAAAGAGGGCCTGCGGGCGCGTCTGGATGAAAGTCCGGAGCGCGATATCGACATTGTAACGGGGGCGCAGGTGACGGACACGGGCGCGCGTGTGCCGGTGATCAATGCCTCAACCGGCGCGGCGCAGGAAGTGCTGCACGTTGACAACACCGCCGCGGGTGGCGGGGACGGCAGCGCGGAAAACCCGTTCAATACGCTAGCCGATGCGCAGGCGGCGGCGTCAGCGCAGACCATTATCTATGTGAAGGCGGGCGACGGCACGACCACCAATCAGGATCAGGGCATTGTGCTGGACAAGACGGGCCAGCAGCTCATCGGATCGGGCGCGAATTTTCTTTATGACAGCGGGCGTTTTAGAACGGCGAACGGCATTTCACCCACCTCGATCCTGATTGCGGCGGCAACATCCGCGCCCAAAATTACCAACGTAAATGCCTTGAGCGACGGGGTGCGCATCACGGCCAATGATGTGACGGTGGCGGGGATTACGGTGGACGGGGCAACGCGGGACGGCATTGTGGTGGAGGCCGACGGCGCGGCGGCGAGCGCTATCGGAGTCAGCATTCAAAATGTGAGCGCGCTCAATAACCGCTTCGGGATTTATGTGCACGGGACTAATGGCGGGAGTGTCAGCGCCAAGGTGCAGGGCGCGGTGACGAGTACGAATACGCAGCACGGCGTGGCGATTTACGATGACACGGCGGGCACCTTCACGGCCGATCTGGGCGGCGGCGCTTTGGGCTCCACGGGCGGGAATGTGCTGGCGGGCAACACGCTCGAAGACCTCGCGGTCGAGCTTGATGGCGGCACGCTGATGGCCCAAAACAACTGGTGGGGTCAGGCTTCCGGCCCGGATACGGACGATCCGTCCGTGGGCATCGCCCCGCAAATCTATTACGGCGCACCCATAAATGACGGCCTTGTCGGCCACTGGACGTTTGATACGGAATGGACCACCAACACCACCGCTTATGACAGAAGCGGGAATGGGAATGATGGCACGCCTATAAATGGTCTTTCTCTAACAGATCAAGTCGTAGGCGTAAATAGAGAAGCCCTAGAATTTGACGGAATAGACGATGCTGTATCAATGGGAAATATTCTAAGTATGGGACTGAATAGTTTTACAATTGTTTCAAATGCTCAGACCACCGTCGTAAATTTTAACGATAACTCTAACGGTATTGTTTACACGAAAGGTACCGGTTTTAGTTCACAGGAAGGTTATCGCCTAAGCCTACCGAATGGAGCATTCAATGTGAGCATTGCAGATGGTACAAATTTTGCCACCCATACGAGCAGCGCAGGAAGAAATGATGGGACTTGGCATTTTGTTTCAGCTGTTTTTGATAGAGGGAATGAAATACGGGTCACTGTAGACAACAGCTATAATTCAAGCACTGTTGAAAACACTATTGGAAACATAACCTCTCCATATAACTTTGCGATAGGTGCCTTGAATACGGCAGGGAATATTATTTATCATCCTTTTGATGGCCAGATCGACGATACGCGCATCTACAACCGCGCTCTCTTGCCTTCCGAAATTTCCGAACTGTACCGGATGGACACCTCCAGCGCGGTGGACACCTCCGGCTTCCTCACGGCGGCCCCTTAA
- the flhA gene encoding flagellar biosynthesis protein FlhA, which produces MAENSNLTLSAPASARAAGSAASGGFFRTDILLAAGIVAILTFMLIPIPTWALDLGLTLSILFSVFILMLVLSIKKPLEFSTFPTVLLITTAMRLGLNVASTRLILGEGHTGKDAAGQVIEAFGGLVIQGSYVVGGIVFAILVIVNFVVITKGSGRIAEVAARFTLDAMPGKQMAVDADLSSGLITEEEAKQRRKILESESNFFGAMDGAAKFVRGDAIAGLLVVFVNIIGGIVIGTAQQGLSLADAAATYTVLTIGDGLVSQIPALIVSVSAGLLVSRAGVEGSTDEALLDQFSRHPKAMIFTAALMMVMALIPGVPFFPFALMASIFGGFAYISRKRVEIEEQREEAAQIEGTRAAGAKAAEEPISKALAIDIIRLEMGYGLLPLVQGEGGNKVTDQVKGLRRQLAEDMGYVLPAVRIQDNLQLPANTYVVRIKEIEAGRGEIRPGMLMCMDPVGAPITLPGESTMEPTFGLPAMWIDEQYREEANFKGYTVVDAPTVITTHITEIVKDNMADLLSYAETQKLLDELPPEYQKLVGDIIPAQISVGGLQRILQNLVAERVSVRDLPTILEGIAEAAAYTKNVAFITEHIRTRLARQICNQNTNVNGFVPLLTLSPEWEQAFSDALVGSGEERQLAMAPTQLQELITAVREAYDGFAQEGETPVLLTSPAIRPYVRSVIERFRPQTIVMSQNEIHPKAKIKTLGQI; this is translated from the coding sequence ATGGCAGAAAATTCGAACTTGACCCTCTCCGCTCCTGCCTCTGCAAGAGCCGCAGGCAGCGCGGCCTCCGGCGGTTTTTTCCGCACGGATATCCTGCTGGCGGCCGGAATTGTCGCCATCCTGACCTTTATGCTGATCCCGATCCCCACATGGGCGCTGGACCTGGGATTAACCCTGTCGATCCTGTTTTCCGTTTTTATCCTGATGCTGGTGCTTTCGATCAAAAAGCCGCTGGAATTTTCAACCTTCCCGACTGTCCTGCTTATTACCACCGCGATGCGGCTGGGGCTGAACGTGGCCTCTACCCGGCTGATCCTCGGGGAGGGCCACACCGGAAAAGACGCCGCCGGACAGGTCATCGAGGCGTTTGGCGGTCTGGTTATTCAGGGCAGCTATGTGGTCGGTGGCATCGTCTTTGCCATTCTCGTGATTGTTAATTTTGTCGTTATCACGAAAGGATCGGGCCGGATCGCCGAGGTTGCCGCGCGCTTTACGCTGGATGCCATGCCCGGAAAACAGATGGCCGTCGATGCCGACCTGTCCTCCGGCCTGATTACCGAAGAAGAAGCCAAACAGCGCCGGAAGATCCTTGAATCCGAAAGCAATTTCTTCGGCGCGATGGACGGCGCGGCGAAATTCGTGCGCGGGGATGCCATTGCGGGCCTGCTGGTCGTCTTCGTCAACATTATCGGCGGCATTGTGATCGGAACGGCCCAGCAGGGCTTAAGCCTTGCCGATGCTGCCGCGACCTACACCGTCCTGACCATCGGGGACGGGCTGGTCAGCCAGATCCCCGCCCTGATCGTGTCCGTCAGCGCCGGTCTTCTTGTCTCCAGAGCCGGTGTAGAGGGAAGCACGGACGAAGCGCTTCTGGACCAGTTCAGCCGCCACCCCAAAGCGATGATCTTCACCGCCGCCTTGATGATGGTTATGGCGCTTATCCCGGGGGTTCCGTTCTTTCCCTTTGCGCTTATGGCCTCCATTTTTGGCGGCTTTGCCTATATCTCCCGTAAAAGGGTGGAAATAGAGGAACAAAGGGAAGAAGCCGCCCAAATCGAAGGAACAAGGGCCGCCGGCGCCAAAGCGGCGGAGGAACCCATCTCCAAAGCGCTGGCCATCGATATTATCCGGCTGGAAATGGGCTACGGCCTGCTGCCCCTTGTACAGGGCGAAGGCGGAAACAAGGTCACGGACCAGGTCAAGGGCCTGCGCCGCCAGCTGGCCGAAGATATGGGATATGTGCTCCCGGCGGTGCGTATTCAGGACAACCTGCAGCTTCCCGCCAATACCTACGTGGTCAGGATCAAGGAAATAGAAGCCGGGCGCGGCGAAATCCGTCCCGGCATGCTGATGTGCATGGACCCGGTCGGCGCGCCCATCACCCTGCCCGGCGAAAGCACGATGGAGCCGACCTTCGGCCTCCCGGCCATGTGGATTGACGAGCAATACCGGGAAGAAGCCAATTTCAAAGGCTACACTGTTGTGGATGCCCCCACTGTCATCACCACCCATATTACGGAGATCGTCAAAGACAATATGGCAGACCTTCTCTCTTATGCCGAAACGCAAAAGCTGCTGGACGAATTGCCGCCCGAATACCAGAAACTGGTCGGGGATATTATTCCGGCGCAAATTTCCGTGGGGGGCTTGCAGCGCATTCTCCAGAACCTCGTGGCCGAACGCGTATCTGTCCGCGACCTGCCCACCATCCTCGAAGGCATTGCCGAGGCGGCGGCTTATACCAAAAATGTGGCCTTTATCACCGAACATATCCGCACGCGGCTGGCGCGCCAGATCTGCAACCAGAACACCAATGTAAACGGCTTTGTTCCGCTGCTGACCCTGTCGCCGGAGTGGGAACAGGCTTTTAGCGACGCGCTGGTAGGAAGCGGCGAAGAACGACAGCTTGCCATGGCCCCGACCCAGCTCCAGGAACTCATTACCGCCGTGCGCGAAGCTTATGACGGATTTGCGCAGGAAGGCGAAACGCCTGTCCTGCTGACCTCTCCGGCCATCCGGCCTTACGTGCGCTCCGTGATTGAACGCTTCCGTCCGCAAACCATTGTGATGTCCCAAAATGAAATCCATCCCAAGGCAAAAATCAAAACACTGGGCCAAATTTAA
- a CDS encoding sigma-54-dependent Fis family transcriptional regulator — MRLMIIGHLEGYISAAGKIALQRGAKVIHCEDTQQALGALRNGKGADVVMCDIKQKIGPFVASLAEERINVPVVACGIGTDSRAAVKAIEDGAKEYIPLPPDAELIAAVLEAVTEEDDRMIAGDPAMKDVLTLADKIAPSEATVLITGESGTGKEVMSRYIHKKSKRKDGPFIAVNCAAIPENLLESELFGHEKGAFTGAAARRIGKFEEAHTGTLLLDEVSEMDPSLQAKLLRVLQEKEITRIGSNEPVKVDVRIIATSNRNMEDSVSKGEFREDLYFRLNVVNIRLPALRERPADIVPLAQFFADKFAESNGIDKKKLSKEAQEKVSAHNWRGNIRELENTMHRGILMSLEEDIEAGALHIEGSSFASGSASGGGAKQPPDPAGVSSAGACTVKNTGAVESLIGRTISDVERDMILNTLDHCLGNRTHAANILGISIRTLRNKLNQYKEEGRDIPAAQNG; from the coding sequence ATGCGTTTGATGATTATCGGCCATCTGGAAGGCTATATCAGCGCCGCAGGAAAAATCGCCCTGCAACGCGGCGCCAAGGTTATTCATTGCGAAGACACACAGCAGGCCCTGGGCGCTTTGCGCAACGGAAAAGGCGCAGATGTCGTGATGTGTGACATCAAGCAAAAAATCGGCCCCTTTGTTGCCTCCCTTGCGGAAGAGCGCATCAATGTCCCCGTCGTGGCCTGCGGCATTGGAACGGATTCACGCGCGGCCGTAAAAGCGATTGAAGACGGCGCAAAGGAATATATCCCGCTCCCGCCCGATGCCGAACTGATCGCCGCGGTCCTGGAAGCCGTCACAGAGGAAGACGACCGCATGATTGCCGGCGATCCGGCCATGAAGGACGTCCTGACGCTGGCCGACAAAATTGCGCCCAGCGAAGCCACCGTTTTAATTACGGGCGAATCCGGAACGGGCAAAGAGGTGATGTCCCGCTACATCCATAAAAAATCCAAACGCAAGGACGGCCCTTTTATCGCGGTGAACTGCGCCGCTATTCCCGAAAACCTTCTGGAGTCCGAACTTTTCGGTCATGAAAAAGGAGCTTTCACCGGGGCCGCAGCGCGCCGTATCGGAAAATTTGAAGAAGCCCATACCGGCACGCTTTTGCTGGATGAGGTTTCGGAAATGGACCCGTCCCTTCAGGCAAAACTTCTGCGCGTCCTGCAGGAAAAAGAGATTACGCGTATCGGATCGAACGAACCGGTCAAAGTCGATGTGCGGATCATCGCCACCTCCAACCGCAACATGGAAGACAGCGTCAGCAAAGGGGAGTTCCGCGAAGATCTTTATTTCCGCCTGAACGTTGTCAATATCCGCCTGCCGGCCTTGCGCGAACGCCCGGCCGATATCGTCCCGCTGGCGCAGTTTTTTGCCGACAAATTCGCGGAAAGCAACGGCATCGACAAAAAGAAACTCTCCAAGGAAGCGCAGGAAAAAGTGAGCGCCCACAACTGGCGGGGAAATATCCGGGAACTCGAAAACACGATGCATCGCGGTATTTTGATGTCGCTGGAAGAAGACATCGAAGCCGGCGCCCTTCATATCGAAGGCAGCAGCTTTGCAAGCGGGTCCGCCAGCGGCGGCGGCGCGAAACAGCCCCCGGACCCTGCAGGCGTTTCCAGCGCAGGGGCCTGCACCGTCAAAAACACAGGCGCGGTTGAATCTCTTATTGGGCGCACCATTTCGGATGTGGAACGGGATATGATCTTAAACACGCTCGACCATTGTCTGGGCAACCGGACCCACGCCGCAAACATCCTCGGCATTTCCATCCGGACGCTGCGCAACAAGCTCAATCAGTATAAAGAAGAAGGCCGCGACATCCCCGCCGCCCAAAACGGCTAG
- a CDS encoding MotA/TolQ/ExbB proton channel family protein, which yields MDEKTENTLSSDAQANIVIKIESPKISVDLVTVLGLIFAVGVIAGAILVNQSKANFFNVPSFLIVILGTVFVTSISYSWEELSKAGKIFVQSMIRKRVNPSIMATQLMDITMLARKKGMLALSGIEKELKKDIHLADAVQIVTDGYGGEDIERVLSQNLDALVERHRRAASIARRGADVAPAMGLIGTLVGLVQMLADLQNPDSIGPAMAVALLTTFYGAILGTVVLSPIAAKLERNSNDEAMIRSLVLTAMSSIARQENPRRLEMLLNSELPPDQRINYFD from the coding sequence ATGGACGAGAAAACCGAAAATACCCTCTCATCTGACGCCCAGGCGAATATTGTTATCAAGATCGAAAGTCCTAAAATATCTGTCGATCTGGTCACGGTGCTGGGGCTCATCTTCGCCGTTGGAGTGATTGCCGGCGCCATTCTTGTAAATCAGAGCAAAGCCAACTTTTTCAATGTGCCTTCTTTCCTGATCGTCATTCTCGGCACCGTTTTTGTGACCAGCATTTCCTATAGCTGGGAGGAACTGAGCAAAGCCGGAAAAATCTTCGTCCAGTCCATGATCCGGAAAAGAGTGAACCCTTCGATCATGGCCACGCAGCTTATGGACATCACGATGCTTGCCCGGAAAAAAGGAATGCTGGCCCTGTCCGGGATCGAAAAGGAATTAAAGAAAGACATTCATCTGGCCGACGCCGTTCAGATCGTCACAGACGGCTATGGCGGGGAAGATATCGAGCGCGTGCTGTCGCAAAACCTGGATGCGCTCGTCGAACGTCATCGCCGCGCAGCCAGCATTGCCCGCCGGGGCGCGGATGTCGCGCCTGCCATGGGACTGATCGGAACGCTCGTGGGACTGGTGCAAATGCTGGCAGACCTTCAAAACCCCGATAGCATAGGACCTGCCATGGCGGTGGCCCTCCTGACCACGTTTTACGGCGCCATTTTGGGAACCGTTGTTCTCTCCCCCATTGCCGCGAAGCTGGAGCGGAATTCCAACGACGAAGCGATGATCCGCTCTCTGGTTTTAACCGCGATGTCCTCCATTGCGCGGCAGGAAAACCCGCGCAGGCTGGAAATGCTTTTAAACAGCGAATTGCCGCCGGACCAGCGCATTAATTATTTCGACTAA
- the fliN gene encoding flagellar motor switch protein FliN, whose product MQLDEIEGSVVGQEEEKEWAEGEPMTADVTAIYDIPVQISAVLGRSSMPVNQLLKLGRGAVVELDRKVGEAIDIYVNNRLVARGEVVVVEDKLGVTMTEIVKSDKS is encoded by the coding sequence ATGCAGCTTGACGAGATCGAAGGCTCTGTTGTCGGGCAGGAAGAAGAAAAGGAATGGGCCGAAGGAGAGCCTATGACGGCGGATGTGACCGCCATCTACGACATTCCCGTTCAAATTTCGGCGGTCCTTGGACGCTCCAGCATGCCGGTGAACCAGCTTTTAAAACTGGGCCGGGGCGCTGTGGTTGAGCTTGACCGGAAAGTCGGGGAAGCGATTGATATTTATGTAAACAACCGCCTTGTCGCCCGCGGCGAGGTGGTGGTTGTAGAAGACAAGCTCGGCGTAACAATGACTGAAATTGTGAAATCAGACAAAAGCTAA